From Camelus dromedarius isolate mCamDro1 chromosome 2, mCamDro1.pat, whole genome shotgun sequence, one genomic window encodes:
- the COL6A1 gene encoding collagen alpha-1(VI) chain, which yields MRLLRALLPLLLQASWATAQDDPAAARAIAFQDCPVDLFFVLDTSESVALRLKPYGALVDKVKAFTKRFIDNLNDRYYRCDRNLVWNAGALHYSDEVEIIQGLTRMPSGRDALKSSVDSVKYFGKGTYTDCAIKKGLEELLVGGSHLKENKYLIVVTDGHPLEGYKEPCGGLEDAVNEAKHLGIKVFSVAITPDHLEPRLSIIATDHTYRRNFTAADWGQSRDAEEVISQTIDTITDMIKNNVEQVCCSFECQPARGPPGPRGDSGYEGERGKPGLPGEKGEAGDPGRPGDLGPVGYQGMKGEKGSRGEKGSRGPKGYKGEKGKRGIDGVDGMKGEMGYPGLPGCKGSPGFDGIQGPPGPKGDAGAFGLKGAKGEPGADGDAGRPGSTGPPGDEGEPGEPGPPGEKGEAGDEGNPGPDGPPGERGGPGERGPRGTPGTRGPRGDPGEAGPQGDQGREGPVGVPGDPGEAGPAGPKGYRGDEGPPGPEGLRGVPGPAGPPGDPGLMGERGEDGPPGNGTEGFPGFPGYPGSRGPPGTNGTKGYPGLKGDEGEAGDPGEDNNDISPRGAKGAKGYRGPEGPQGPAGHTGPPGPDECEILDIIMKMCSCCECKCGPIDILFVLDSSESIGLQNFEIAKDFIVKVIDRLSRDELVKFEPGQSHAGVVQYSHNQMQEHVDLRDPNIKNAQDLKEAIKQLQWMGGGTFTGEALQYTRSRLLPPTQNNRIALVITDGRSDTQRDTTPLSVLCGPDIQVVSVGIKDLFGLAAGSDQLNVISCQGLVSQGRPGISLVKENYAELLDDNFLKNITTQICIDKKCPDYTCPITFTSPADITILLDGSASVGSHNFDTTKRFTKRLAERFLTAGRTDPDQDVRVAVVQYSGTGQQRPERTALQFLQNYTVLASAVDAMDFFNDATDVTDALGYVTRFYREASSPSAKKKLLLFSDGNSQGATAAAIEKAVQEAQRAGIEIFVVVVGRQVNEPHIRVLVTGKTAEYDVAFGERHLFRVPSYQALLRGVFYQTVSRKVALG from the exons ATGAGGCTGCTCCGAGCTCTGCTCCCGCTGCTGCTGCAGGCCTCCTGGGCCACCGCACAGGACGACCCGGCGGCCGCCAGGGCCATCGCCTTCCAAG ACTGCCCCGTGGACCTGTTCTTCGTGCTGGACACTTCCGAGAGTGTGGCCTTGAGGCTGAAGCCCTACGGGGCCCTGGTGGACAAAGTCAAGGCCTTCACCAAGCGCTTCATCGACAACCTGAATGACAG GTACTACCGCTGTGACCGCAACCTGGTGTGGAACGCCGGCGCGCTGCACTACAGCGACGAGGTGGAGATCATCCAAGGGCTCACACGCATGCCCAGCGGCCGCGACGCGCTCAAGAGCAGCGTGGACTCGGTCAAGTACTTCGGCAAGGGCACCTACACGGACTGCGCCATCAAGAAGGGGCTGGAGGAGCTGCTGGTGGG GGGCTCCCACCTGAAGGAGAACAAGTACCTGATCGTGGTGACCGACGGGCACCCCCTGGAGGGCTACAAGGAGCCGTGTGGGGGCCTGGAGGACGCCGTGAATGAGGCCAAGCACCTGGGCATCAAAGTCTTTTCCGTGGCCATCACGCCTGACCACCTG GAGCCACGCCTGAGCATCATCGCCACGGACCACACGTACCGGCGCAACTTCACGGCGGCTGACTGGGGGCAGAGCCGCGACGCGGAGGAAGTCATCAGCCAGACCATCGACACCATCACAGACATGATT aaaaataatgtgGAACAAGTG TGCTGCTCCTTCGAGTGCCAG CCCGCCAGAGGACCTCCTGGACCGCGAGGCGACTCTGGGTACGAG GGAGAGCGCGGGAAGCCGGGTCTcccaggagagaaaggagaagccGGAGACCCC GGAAGGCCTGGGGACCTCGGACCCGTTGGCTACCAGGGCATGAAG GGAGAAAAGGGGAGCCGAGGGGAGAAG GGCTCCAGGGGACCCAAGGGCTACAAG GGCGAGAAGGGGAAGCGCGGCATCGACGGCGTGGATGGCATGAAG GGGGAGATGGGGTACCCCGGCCTGCCAGGCTGCAAGGGCTCGCCCGGATTCGAC GGCATCCAAGGACCCCCGGGGCCCAAAGGCGATGCGGGTGCATTCGGACTGAAAGGAGCGAAG GGGGAGCCCGGAGCAGATGGGGACGCAGGGAGGCCGGGGAGCACAGGCCCCCCCGGAGATGAG GGTGAGCCCGGAGAGCCTGGCCCCCCGGGAGAGAAAGGCGAAGCCGGCGACGAG GGAAACCCAGGACCAGACGGCCCCCCTGGAGAGAGG GGCGGCCCGGGGGAAAGGGGACCACGGGGGACCCCAGGCACGCGGGGCCCAAGAGGAGACCCG GGCGAAGCCGGACCCCAAGGTGACCAGGGTCGAGAAGGCCCCGTCGGCGTTCCAGGAGACCCG GGCGAGGCTGGCCCCGCTGGACCGAAAGGGTACCGAGGGGACGAGGGGCCCCCAGGGCCCGAG GGTCTCAGAGGAGTCCCCGGGCCTGCAGGCCCCCCCGGAGACCCTGGGCTGATGGGCGAaagg GGTGAAGACGGCCCCCCCGGAAACGGCACCGAGGGCTTCCCCGGCTTCCCG GGCTATCCGGGCAGCAGGGGCCCTCCCGGGACAAAC GGCACTAAAGGCTACCCCGGCCTCAAGGGGGATGAGGGAGAAGCTGGGGACCCCGGAGAGGAC AACAACGACATTTCTCCTCGAGGTGCCAAAGGAGCGAAGGGGTACCGAGGCCCCGAAGGCCCCCAG GGACCCGCAGGGCACACTGGACCACCGGGGCCGGAT GAATGCGAGATATTGGACATCATCATGAAAATGTGCT ctTGCTGTG AGTGCAAGTGCGGGCCCATCGACATCCTCTTCGTGCTGGACAGCTCCGAGAGCATTGGCCTGCAGAACTTTGAGATCGCCAAGGACTTCATCGTCAAGGTTATTGACCGGCTGAGCCGGGACGAGCTGGTCAAG TTTGAGCCCGGGCAGTCCCACGCAGGCGTGGTGCAGTACAGCCACAACCAGATGCAGGAGCACGTGGACCTGAGGGACCCCAACATCAAGAATGCCCAGGACCTCAAGGA AGCCATCAAGCAACTGCAGTGGATGGGTGGCGGCACGTTCACGGGCGAGGCCCTGCAGTACACCCGGAGCCGGCTGCTGCCACCCACCCAGAATAACCGGATCGCCCTGGTCATCACCGACGGCCGCTCGGACACCCAGAGGGACACTACCCCCCTCAGCGTGCTCTGCGGCCCTGACATTCAG GTGGTCTCCGTGGGCATCAAGGACCTGTTTGGCTTGGCAGCCGGCTCTGACCAGCTGAATGTCATTTCCTGCCAAGGCCTGGTGTCCCAGGGACGGCCGGGCATCTCGCTGGTCAAGGAGAACTACGCGGAACTGCTGGACGACAACTTCCTGAAGAACATCACCACCCAGATCTGCATAG ACAAGAAATGCCCAGATTACACCTGCCCAA TCACGTTCACCTCCCCGGCCGACATCACCATCCTGCTGGATGGCTCGGCCAGCGTGGGCAGCCACAACTTCGATACCACCAAGCGCTTCACGAAGCGGCTGGCCGAGCGCTTCCTGACGGCAGGCCGGACGGACCCGGACCAGGACGTGCGCGTGGCGGTGGTGCAGTACAGCGGCACCGGGCAGCAGCGGCCGGAGCGCACGGCGCTGCAGTTCCTGCAGAACTACACCGTGCTGGCCAGCGCCGTGGATGCCATGGACTTCTTCAATGACGCCACTGACGTCACCGACGCCCTCGGCTACGTGACCCGCTTCTACCGTGAGGCCTCCTCCCCCAGCGCCAAGAAGAAGCTGCTGCTCTTCTCAGACGGCAACTCGCAGGGCGCCACGGCGGCTGCCATCGAGAAGGCCGTGCAGGAGGCCCAGCGGGCAGGCATCGAGATCTTCGTGGTGGTGGTGGGCCGCCAGGTGAACGAGCCCCACATCCGCGTCCTGGTCACCGGCAAGACGGCCGAGTACGACGTGGCCTTTGGCGAGCGCCACCTGTTCCGCGTGCCCAGCTACCAGGCCCTGCTGCGGGGCGTCTTCTACCAGACGGTGTCCAGGAAGGTGGCGCTCGGCTAg